The Salinibaculum sp. SYNS191 genome has a window encoding:
- a CDS encoding PP2C family protein-serine/threonine phosphatase — MRYATNYDIGERKRESGINEDSIALTVFEQGHREGYRGQRIAVDPTERDGDGDGRDRPANRGAAGFVLADGAGGHDAGDVASYIATTVVCEQLANVVVRAARADPDPFDVDVERTPEVPDEADLRGAIEDAIVAAHQAIVANAAETGVGAYTTVVAGIVVEGRLHYGWVGDSRAYLVNCAQSDIARLTRDHSVVEELHREGELDDAEAHVHPRGNEITRALGGTGTENPETASVAVETESVDVYAEDILLVTSDGLIDAQTDAPHLHEEYVESDRSEDVAERIREAVVTDAEIRDTVLDAESLDDAAASLVELSNDRGGKDNLSALLLRDGAFPATPEDAEVRFRDVDETRPVEDRETVIVDE; from the coding sequence ATGCGTTACGCCACAAACTACGACATCGGCGAGCGGAAACGGGAGTCGGGCATCAACGAGGACAGCATCGCGCTGACCGTCTTCGAGCAGGGCCACCGGGAGGGCTACCGTGGCCAGCGCATCGCCGTCGACCCGACCGAACGCGACGGCGACGGCGACGGGCGCGACCGGCCGGCCAACCGCGGTGCGGCCGGGTTCGTCCTCGCCGACGGCGCTGGGGGGCACGACGCCGGCGACGTCGCCTCCTACATCGCGACCACAGTCGTCTGCGAGCAACTGGCGAACGTCGTCGTCCGGGCGGCTCGGGCCGACCCGGACCCCTTCGACGTGGACGTCGAACGGACACCCGAGGTACCGGACGAGGCGGACCTGCGCGGGGCCATCGAGGACGCCATCGTCGCCGCCCACCAGGCAATCGTCGCCAACGCGGCCGAGACCGGCGTGGGCGCGTACACGACCGTCGTCGCCGGCATCGTCGTCGAGGGGCGGCTCCACTACGGCTGGGTCGGCGACAGCCGGGCGTACCTCGTCAACTGCGCGCAGTCGGACATCGCGCGCCTGACGCGGGACCACTCGGTCGTCGAGGAACTGCACCGGGAGGGCGAACTCGACGACGCCGAGGCCCACGTCCACCCGCGCGGGAACGAAATCACCCGCGCGCTCGGGGGAACGGGGACGGAGAACCCCGAGACTGCCTCGGTGGCGGTCGAGACGGAATCCGTCGACGTCTACGCAGAGGACATCCTGCTGGTGACCAGCGACGGTCTCATCGACGCCCAGACCGACGCGCCGCACCTCCACGAGGAGTACGTCGAGAGTGACCGTAGCGAGGACGTGGCCGAGCGAATCAGAGAGGCCGTGGTCACCGACGCGGAGATTCGTGACACGGTCCTCGACGCTGAGTCGCTGGACGACGCCGCGGCCTCGCTGGTCGAACTGTCGAACGACCGGGGCGGGAAGGACAACCTCTCCGCGCTGTTGCTCCGCGACGGCGCGTTCCCCGCGACCCCCGAGGACGCCGAGGTACGATTCCGCGACGTGGACGAGACCAGACCCGTCGAGGACCGCGAGACAGTCATCGTCGACGAGTGA
- a CDS encoding serine/threonine protein kinase, with protein sequence MTEIPTVGTRLAGRYDLEAEAGEGGFAKAFVARDTLTGETVAVKIPNYEGSSNDPDVIDEYFHKEGETLSRIEAAGGHPNVMTLVDRGTHDGVDFLVVEYIDGYELDEAIEELGPREDTEEVRQVGIDLSDAMGFLHEAEIVYRDLKPDNVMLTERDGRPTPVLIDFNTATGFDADGHAEDSGTTILGPYKPPEVAEAGSSDIRQGPWSDVYSIGKILLFLLRGTVPKKDGINPRDFGIDTEPYLADIVEKATRSNYEERYPNATVMKDVLAARDPSPPPKARLTHLQGNAEYTVYPGDTIGRRYAKGPTPSIAIEDEGEYISTVQVQFDIEGDQWMLRDRSTNGTYVQSGDGWEWVLSADGRERLREQGENPADRHGNVPPETYPLTDGSLVALVHPSYKQTFQFEEE encoded by the coding sequence ATGACCGAGATACCGACAGTCGGCACGCGCCTGGCTGGCCGGTACGACCTCGAAGCGGAGGCCGGCGAGGGCGGGTTCGCGAAGGCGTTCGTCGCGCGCGACACGCTGACCGGGGAGACCGTCGCCGTCAAGATTCCCAACTACGAGGGGTCGAGCAACGACCCCGACGTCATCGACGAGTACTTCCACAAGGAGGGGGAGACACTGTCGCGAATCGAGGCGGCCGGCGGGCACCCGAACGTGATGACCCTCGTCGACCGCGGGACCCACGACGGCGTCGACTTCCTCGTCGTGGAGTACATCGACGGGTACGAACTGGACGAGGCCATCGAGGAACTGGGGCCACGCGAGGACACCGAGGAGGTCCGCCAGGTCGGCATCGACCTCTCCGACGCGATGGGCTTTCTCCACGAGGCGGAAATCGTCTACCGGGACCTGAAGCCGGACAACGTGATGCTGACCGAGCGGGACGGCCGCCCGACGCCCGTGCTCATCGACTTCAACACCGCCACCGGCTTCGACGCCGACGGCCACGCCGAGGACTCCGGCACGACGATTCTCGGCCCGTACAAACCCCCCGAAGTCGCGGAAGCGGGGAGCAGCGACATTCGGCAGGGGCCCTGGTCGGACGTCTACTCCATCGGGAAGATACTGCTCTTTCTGCTGCGCGGGACGGTTCCGAAGAAAGACGGCATCAACCCCCGCGACTTCGGCATCGACACGGAACCGTACCTCGCGGACATCGTCGAGAAGGCCACCCGTTCCAACTACGAGGAGCGCTACCCCAACGCCACCGTGATGAAGGACGTCCTGGCCGCGCGGGACCCCAGCCCCCCGCCGAAGGCCAGACTGACCCATCTCCAGGGGAACGCCGAGTACACGGTCTACCCCGGCGACACCATCGGCCGGCGGTACGCGAAGGGACCGACCCCCTCCATCGCCATCGAGGACGAGGGGGAGTACATCTCGACCGTGCAGGTGCAGTTCGACATCGAGGGCGACCAGTGGATGCTGCGCGACCGGAGCACCAACGGGACCTACGTCCAGAGCGGCGACGGCTGGGAGTGGGTGCTGAGCGCGGACGGCCGGGAGCGACTGCGCGAACAGGGCGAGAACCCGGCCGACCGCCACGGCAACGTGCCGCCGGAGACGTACCCGCTGACCGACGGCAGTCTCGTCGCCCTGGTCCACCCGAGTTACAAGCAGACCTTCCAGTTCGAGGAGGAGTGA
- a CDS encoding double zinc ribbon domain-containing protein, whose amino-acid sequence MSESSSSLVECPVCGEEFDPTAAGGWCTNSECGQWRYEEVDIEAEDDVDEETTADEDTDASSDPLAAGEMDEADGSDELDEAFGFGAADDETDEDDEESGVEATETAESDAEDEEDEPAADPLAETDAAEGEEPDDESPVEAGEPADNDSLAGDDGADAEPAIESVTEEAEAAEESEVAGGDAEEPELEADVEQEEPELDESELEEPEASEDEADEGEADELPEAEPEESAAEAEETESEGEEEVEVEEGEVETEEAEEAEEIDCPGCGTTLDADVSFCPSCGEDVSAVEPGEEAAEPELTECPSCGSGVGPDDSFCASCGEDLDAHRGDDQLSECPSCGDDVEPSDSFCASCGEDLDAHRDGEAETEAEADTADEAAGEDDEQPSEPEQLLLATRGEEILVSDGDAVGRELRRIITDHGGEEDEAVRIHREHVRFVREGGAFYLVDLGRNPTRLNNQNMEQGDREPVGPGDEITLSDVISIEVREP is encoded by the coding sequence ATGTCAGAGAGTTCCAGTTCGCTGGTCGAGTGTCCCGTCTGCGGCGAGGAGTTCGACCCGACGGCTGCCGGGGGATGGTGCACCAATTCCGAGTGCGGCCAGTGGCGGTACGAGGAGGTAGACATCGAGGCAGAAGACGACGTCGACGAGGAAACGACTGCCGACGAAGACACTGACGCGTCCTCGGACCCGCTGGCAGCCGGGGAGATGGACGAGGCCGACGGGAGCGACGAACTGGACGAGGCGTTCGGATTCGGGGCTGCGGACGACGAGACGGATGAAGACGACGAGGAGAGCGGGGTGGAGGCGACAGAGACAGCGGAGAGCGACGCCGAGGACGAGGAGGACGAACCCGCTGCGGACCCGCTCGCGGAGACGGACGCGGCCGAAGGCGAGGAACCGGACGACGAGTCGCCAGTCGAAGCGGGCGAACCCGCAGACAACGACTCGCTGGCCGGGGACGATGGAGCGGATGCCGAGCCTGCCATCGAATCTGTCACGGAGGAAGCGGAAGCGGCCGAGGAGTCCGAGGTGGCCGGGGGCGACGCCGAGGAACCGGAGCTCGAAGCGGACGTCGAGCAGGAAGAGCCGGAACTCGACGAGAGCGAACTGGAAGAACCCGAAGCGAGTGAAGACGAGGCCGACGAAGGCGAAGCGGACGAACTCCCCGAAGCCGAGCCAGAGGAGTCTGCGGCGGAAGCGGAGGAGACAGAGAGCGAAGGTGAGGAGGAAGTCGAGGTCGAGGAGGGTGAAGTAGAGACCGAGGAGGCCGAGGAGGCCGAAGAAATCGACTGTCCGGGCTGCGGGACGACGCTCGATGCGGACGTGAGCTTCTGTCCCTCCTGCGGCGAGGACGTCTCGGCCGTGGAACCGGGCGAGGAGGCGGCCGAGCCGGAACTGACCGAGTGCCCGTCCTGTGGCAGCGGCGTCGGCCCGGACGACAGCTTCTGTGCGTCCTGCGGCGAGGACCTCGACGCCCACCGTGGCGACGACCAGTTGTCGGAGTGCCCGTCCTGCGGGGACGACGTGGAGCCCAGCGACAGTTTCTGTGCGTCCTGCGGCGAGGACCTGGACGCGCATCGCGACGGCGAAGCGGAGACGGAAGCGGAAGCCGACACCGCCGACGAAGCGGCGGGCGAGGACGACGAGCAGCCGTCGGAGCCGGAACAGCTCCTCCTGGCGACGCGCGGCGAGGAAATCCTCGTGAGCGACGGCGACGCCGTCGGCAGGGAACTGCGGCGCATCATCACCGACCACGGCGGAGAGGAGGACGAGGCCGTCCGCATCCACCGCGAGCACGTCCGGTTCGTCAGAGAAGGCGGGGCGTTCTACCTCGTCGACCTGGGGCGGAACCCGACGCGGCTCAACAACCAGAACATGGAGCAGGGTGACCGCGAGCCGGTC